Proteins encoded in a region of the Takifugu flavidus isolate HTHZ2018 chromosome 8, ASM371156v2, whole genome shotgun sequence genome:
- the znf512b gene encoding zinc finger protein 512B isoform X1, whose product MESPSGPRFGKLSSSVLPRTRTPKHSQEHVRTTTHPDNNRHSPLCDEPAEGKRKGRPKADVQELRNIPAHLIVQWKEEFRRHSRVKCPCSGCWLEFPSIYGVKYHYQRCQGCVHQATVGEKLSHSCPYCEAVFATKVRLQKHKLWNHPDRVSVEPRDEETKLQKNPVKFNTKKSPRALCQFRPMENSPPSPVFFKVKKTHEVSVPSQNGELAHQRSERKQHSHSQQTQPSQLVQALSQQSHSQSTSSDAGGSESEGGSLPPSFPDEDPERMRHRRKQKTPKKFTGEQPSISGTFGLKGMTKVEEKLKAGRVKRPEGSGFSEEHQKKHAGTPGTIPDAQWHRAISERGEVVCPTCSIVTRKTVHGLKKHMEICQKLQDALKCQQCQKQFRSKAGLNYHTMAEHTIKPSGSEGQTDDIHKERERLRLVLKQMGRIKCPSEGCSSHFSSLMGYQYHQKRCGGDLSDDEKSLFLCQHCGKSYRSKTGRDYHVRTEHSPSNNITMESTKKDNIPDTNNNTGKERVVTAELSSVGKKEQSQSEKKDYHETASFNRPTEKERELRNEEREKGKDREPNRVAQSESPWDDLERTPSGRVRRRSAQVAVFHLQEIAEDELAKDWGTKRRIKDDLVPDSKRLNYTRPGLPNFSPELLESWKNQVKEKGFICCTNENCEAVYSSVSGLKAHLANCSQGGGELGKYTCLICQKEFSSESGVKYHISKTHSQNWFRAAATQVAPSSKTKVMENHGMTAEVRNGATSGKKRGRKPKENPPVAVALQTETEAPSQSSSPAISTSSSSSHASEEIIDPTDSSGQNRQPTLFSARGSKPKRQSFSE is encoded by the exons ATGGAGAGCCCGAGTGGTCCAAGGTTCGGGAAGCTGTCCTCGTCGGTGCTGCCAAGGACCCGGACCCCCAAGCACAGCCAGGAGCACGTTAGAACCACAACACACCCCGACAACAACAGACACA GTCCACTGTGTGATGAGCCagcagaggggaagaggaaaGGTCGTCCTAAAGCAGATGTGCAGGAACTGAGAAATATCCCC GCCCATTTGATAGTACAATGGAAGGAAGAGTTTCGACGCCACTCCAGGGTTAAGTGTCCATGTTCAGGCTGCTGGTTAGAATTTCCAAGCATCTATGGAGTCAAGTACCACTATCAACGCTGCCAAGGG TGTGTACATCAGGCCACAGTAGGTGAGAAGCTGAGTCACAGCTGTCCATACTGCGAGGCGGTGTTTGCAACAAAGGTTCGCCTGCAGAAGCACAAGCTTTGGAACCACCCAGACAGGGTCAGTGTGGAGCCCAGAGATGAGGAGACCAAGCTTCAAAAGAACCCAGTCAAGTTCAACACAAAGAAAAG TCCTCGTGCTCTCTGTCAATTCAGGCCCATGGAGAACAGTCCTCCCTCTCCAGTCTTCTTCAAGGTAAAAAAGACCCACGAGGTGTCCGTTCCCTCTCAGAATGGAGAGCTGGCCCACCAGAGGAGTGAGAGGAAACAGCACAGCCACAGCCAGCAAACACAGCCGTCACAGCTAGTCCAGGCTCTGTCCCAGCAGTCACACTCTCAGAGCACGTCATCCGATGCGGGTGGCAGTGAAAGCGAGGGAGGCAGCCTCCCCCCTTCTTTCCCCGATGAAGACCCAGAGCGAATGCGACACA GACGGAAGCAGAAAACACCTAAGAAATTCACTGGAGAACAACCATCTATATCTGGAACGTTTGGACTTAAAG GTATGACTAaagtggaggagaagctgaaagcgGGACGTGTCAAGAGACCAGAGGGTAGTGGGTTCAGTGAGGAGCATCAGAAAAAACATGCTGGTACTCCAG GCACTATTCCTGATGCACAGTGGCACCGTGCAATctcagagagaggggaggtggtATGTCCCACCTGTTCCATTGTCACAAGGAAAACAGTCCATGGCCTCAAGAAGCACATGGAGATTTGCCAGAAG CTCCAGGATGCCCTGAAGTGCCAACAGTGCCAAAAACAGTTCCGGTCCAAGGCCGGCCTCAACTACCACACCATGGCTGAACACACAATCAAG CCCTCGGGAAGTGAAGGCCAGACGGACGACattcacaaagagagagaaaggctgCGTCTAGTTCTTAAACAGATGGGGCGAATCAAGTGTCCTAGTGAG GGCTGTTCATCCCACTTTTCCAGCCTGATGGGCTACCAGTACCATCAGAAACGCTGCGGAGGAGACTTATCTGATGATGAGAAGTCCTTATTTCTTTGTCAGCACTGTGGAAAATCCTATCGTTCCAAGACTGGCAGAGACTACCATGTGCGTACAGAACATTCTCCATCTAACAACATCACCATGGAATCGACCAAAAAGGACAACATCCCTGACACCAATAACAACACTGGCAAAGAAAGG GTGGTCACTGCAGAATTATCTTCAGTGGGCAAGAAGGAGCAAAGCCAGTCTGAGAAAAAGGACTACCATGAGACAGCATCATTCAACCGTCCCACAGAGAAAGAACGAGAACTGCGAAACGAGGAGCGGGAGAAAGGAAAGGACAGGGAGCCAAACAGGGTGGCACAGAGTGAAAGCCCCTGGGATGACCTGGAAAGGACTCCTAGTGGCAGAGTGAGGCGTCGGTCGGCCCAGGTGGCAGTGTTCCACCTGCAGGAGATAGCGGAGGACGAGCTGGCCAAAGACTGGGGCACCAAACGCCGCATCAAAGATGACCTGGTACCTGATAGCAAGAGG TTAAATTACACTCGCCCTGGTCTCCCTAACTTTAGCCCAGAGCTGCTAGAGTCCTGGAAGAACCAAGTCAAAGAGAAGGGCTTCATCTGTTGCACCAATGAA aATTGTGAAGCTGTCTATTCTAGTGTGTCAGGACTGAAAGCTCACCTTGCCAACTGCAGTCAG ggCGGTGGAGAACTGGGGAAGTACACATGTCTGATCTGCCAGAAGGAGTTTAGCTCAGAGAGCGGTGTGAAGTACCACATTagcaaaacacactcacag AATTGGTTtcgtgcagcagcaacacaggtaGCCCCCAGCAGCAAGACTAAAGTGATGGAGAACCATGGGATGACCGCTGAGGTCAGAAACGGCGCCACCTCTGGTAAGAAGAGGGGTCGCAAGCCTAAAGAGAATCCCCCTGTTGCCGTAGCGCTTCAAACTGAAACCGAAGCTCCTAGTCAAAGCTCAAGCCCAGCCATAagcacttcctccagctcatcgCATGCCTCCGAAGAGATTATCGATCCCACGGACAGTTCGGGCCAAAATAGACAACCCACACTTTTCAGTGCCAGAGGAAGTAAACCCAAGAGGCAGTCTTTTTCTGAGTAG
- the znf512b gene encoding zinc finger protein 512B isoform X2 — protein sequence MESPSGPRFGKLSSSVLPRTRTPKHSQEHVRTTTHPDNNRHSPLCDEPAEGKRKGRPKADVQELRNIPAHLIVQWKEEFRRHSRVKCPCSGCWLEFPSIYGVKYHYQRCQGCVHQATVGEKLSHSCPYCEAVFATKVRLQKHKLWNHPDRVSVEPRDEETKLQKNPVKFNTKKSPRALCQFRPMENSPPSPVFFKVKKTHEVSVPSQNGELAHQRSERKQHSHSQQTQPSQLVQALSQQSHSQSTSSDAGGSESEGGSLPPSFPDEDPERMRHRRKQKTPKKFTGEQPSISGTFGLKGMTKVEEKLKAGRVKRPEGSGFSEEHQKKHAGTIPDAQWHRAISERGEVVCPTCSIVTRKTVHGLKKHMEICQKLQDALKCQQCQKQFRSKAGLNYHTMAEHTIKPSGSEGQTDDIHKERERLRLVLKQMGRIKCPSEGCSSHFSSLMGYQYHQKRCGGDLSDDEKSLFLCQHCGKSYRSKTGRDYHVRTEHSPSNNITMESTKKDNIPDTNNNTGKERVVTAELSSVGKKEQSQSEKKDYHETASFNRPTEKERELRNEEREKGKDREPNRVAQSESPWDDLERTPSGRVRRRSAQVAVFHLQEIAEDELAKDWGTKRRIKDDLVPDSKRLNYTRPGLPNFSPELLESWKNQVKEKGFICCTNENCEAVYSSVSGLKAHLANCSQGGGELGKYTCLICQKEFSSESGVKYHISKTHSQNWFRAAATQVAPSSKTKVMENHGMTAEVRNGATSGKKRGRKPKENPPVAVALQTETEAPSQSSSPAISTSSSSSHASEEIIDPTDSSGQNRQPTLFSARGSKPKRQSFSE from the exons ATGGAGAGCCCGAGTGGTCCAAGGTTCGGGAAGCTGTCCTCGTCGGTGCTGCCAAGGACCCGGACCCCCAAGCACAGCCAGGAGCACGTTAGAACCACAACACACCCCGACAACAACAGACACA GTCCACTGTGTGATGAGCCagcagaggggaagaggaaaGGTCGTCCTAAAGCAGATGTGCAGGAACTGAGAAATATCCCC GCCCATTTGATAGTACAATGGAAGGAAGAGTTTCGACGCCACTCCAGGGTTAAGTGTCCATGTTCAGGCTGCTGGTTAGAATTTCCAAGCATCTATGGAGTCAAGTACCACTATCAACGCTGCCAAGGG TGTGTACATCAGGCCACAGTAGGTGAGAAGCTGAGTCACAGCTGTCCATACTGCGAGGCGGTGTTTGCAACAAAGGTTCGCCTGCAGAAGCACAAGCTTTGGAACCACCCAGACAGGGTCAGTGTGGAGCCCAGAGATGAGGAGACCAAGCTTCAAAAGAACCCAGTCAAGTTCAACACAAAGAAAAG TCCTCGTGCTCTCTGTCAATTCAGGCCCATGGAGAACAGTCCTCCCTCTCCAGTCTTCTTCAAGGTAAAAAAGACCCACGAGGTGTCCGTTCCCTCTCAGAATGGAGAGCTGGCCCACCAGAGGAGTGAGAGGAAACAGCACAGCCACAGCCAGCAAACACAGCCGTCACAGCTAGTCCAGGCTCTGTCCCAGCAGTCACACTCTCAGAGCACGTCATCCGATGCGGGTGGCAGTGAAAGCGAGGGAGGCAGCCTCCCCCCTTCTTTCCCCGATGAAGACCCAGAGCGAATGCGACACA GACGGAAGCAGAAAACACCTAAGAAATTCACTGGAGAACAACCATCTATATCTGGAACGTTTGGACTTAAAG GTATGACTAaagtggaggagaagctgaaagcgGGACGTGTCAAGAGACCAGAGGGTAGTGGGTTCAGTGAGGAGCATCAGAAAAAACATGCTG GCACTATTCCTGATGCACAGTGGCACCGTGCAATctcagagagaggggaggtggtATGTCCCACCTGTTCCATTGTCACAAGGAAAACAGTCCATGGCCTCAAGAAGCACATGGAGATTTGCCAGAAG CTCCAGGATGCCCTGAAGTGCCAACAGTGCCAAAAACAGTTCCGGTCCAAGGCCGGCCTCAACTACCACACCATGGCTGAACACACAATCAAG CCCTCGGGAAGTGAAGGCCAGACGGACGACattcacaaagagagagaaaggctgCGTCTAGTTCTTAAACAGATGGGGCGAATCAAGTGTCCTAGTGAG GGCTGTTCATCCCACTTTTCCAGCCTGATGGGCTACCAGTACCATCAGAAACGCTGCGGAGGAGACTTATCTGATGATGAGAAGTCCTTATTTCTTTGTCAGCACTGTGGAAAATCCTATCGTTCCAAGACTGGCAGAGACTACCATGTGCGTACAGAACATTCTCCATCTAACAACATCACCATGGAATCGACCAAAAAGGACAACATCCCTGACACCAATAACAACACTGGCAAAGAAAGG GTGGTCACTGCAGAATTATCTTCAGTGGGCAAGAAGGAGCAAAGCCAGTCTGAGAAAAAGGACTACCATGAGACAGCATCATTCAACCGTCCCACAGAGAAAGAACGAGAACTGCGAAACGAGGAGCGGGAGAAAGGAAAGGACAGGGAGCCAAACAGGGTGGCACAGAGTGAAAGCCCCTGGGATGACCTGGAAAGGACTCCTAGTGGCAGAGTGAGGCGTCGGTCGGCCCAGGTGGCAGTGTTCCACCTGCAGGAGATAGCGGAGGACGAGCTGGCCAAAGACTGGGGCACCAAACGCCGCATCAAAGATGACCTGGTACCTGATAGCAAGAGG TTAAATTACACTCGCCCTGGTCTCCCTAACTTTAGCCCAGAGCTGCTAGAGTCCTGGAAGAACCAAGTCAAAGAGAAGGGCTTCATCTGTTGCACCAATGAA aATTGTGAAGCTGTCTATTCTAGTGTGTCAGGACTGAAAGCTCACCTTGCCAACTGCAGTCAG ggCGGTGGAGAACTGGGGAAGTACACATGTCTGATCTGCCAGAAGGAGTTTAGCTCAGAGAGCGGTGTGAAGTACCACATTagcaaaacacactcacag AATTGGTTtcgtgcagcagcaacacaggtaGCCCCCAGCAGCAAGACTAAAGTGATGGAGAACCATGGGATGACCGCTGAGGTCAGAAACGGCGCCACCTCTGGTAAGAAGAGGGGTCGCAAGCCTAAAGAGAATCCCCCTGTTGCCGTAGCGCTTCAAACTGAAACCGAAGCTCCTAGTCAAAGCTCAAGCCCAGCCATAagcacttcctccagctcatcgCATGCCTCCGAAGAGATTATCGATCCCACGGACAGTTCGGGCCAAAATAGACAACCCACACTTTTCAGTGCCAGAGGAAGTAAACCCAAGAGGCAGTCTTTTTCTGAGTAG